ATATCTAATTTATCGTATTCGGGAGTATTTTTCTTAGCATCCCACAGTTTTTCAATTTCAGAGATAGCTTCTAAGTGATCCTTTTGATTCTTGATAGGTTTAATGTTCATTTAAATCACCTCAGCATTGATTTTATCGTATTGTTCGTGAGTTCCTATAAATCTAATGAAAATAGTCTGTAATTTATAATGAACCTTTATAATGAGTCTGTATTTGTTTCCATGTATGTTGAAAACGATTCTATTATCTTTAAGAAAACTAGCATTTCTGTATTTTTCCTTTATATCAGAAGGGGATTTCCAACTGGCTTTGGAAGTGTCTTTAAACAAAACTTCGATAGGGATTTTAGAGTCCGAGTATTAGTGTGTGCGTAGAATAGAAATCTCTTAAAATCTTTCTTGAAATAACCCTCACAAGTCAATAGGAACATGTTCCCGAATTGGTAACAACTACTTTTTTGACTTTTTTAGCGAGCACGGAAGCTCGCAACTTATTAAAAATAAAGCACCCGGAAATTTCGCATAACGAACTAGACTAACCGATGTAGGCTGGCCCTGAGTCCCGAATGGGACGTTAGGGATTGGCACGACGCTTGCGAAGGCAAGAGGAGTGACAAAAGCCTATGTGTCGCAGACCAAGCGAGGGCGAAGTCCCGAAGCGCAGCGGTTAGTTGCTGTTATGCGAAGTTTTCGGGTTTGTTGTATGAATTACGCCACGGACGGCGTTCTTTTTCTTCCTGTTTTAGCAGTTTTGACTTTATATTCTTTCACAAGAATGTCAGTTGGAATTCCAAGATTTTGATTAATCTTTCTAATCATTTCTAAAGTAAGCTTTCGTTTTCGATTTAAGATTTCTGTGGCGCGACTTCGTCCACCGATTAGATTCCCTAAATCAACGCTTTTCATATTCATATCATCCATAACAGATTTTAAAGCTTCAATTGGATCCGGATCTTCAATAGGATAGTGCTTAGTTTCGTAGGCATCAACTAGAGTGATTAGAACATCTAATTTATCGTATTCGGGAGTATTCTTTTTAGCATCCCAGAGTTTTTCAATTTCAGAGAGAGCTTCTAAGTGATCTTTTTGATTCTTGATAGGTTTAATATTCATTTAAATCACCTCAGCATTGATTTTATCGTATTGTTCGTGAGTTCCAATAAATCTAATGAAAACAGTTTGTAAATTGTAATGAACCTTCACAATTAACCTGTATTTGTTTCCATGTATATTGAAAACGATTCTATTATCTTTAAGGAAACTGGCATTTCTGTATTTATCTTTGATATCAGATGGAGATTTCCAAAAGGATCTGGAAGTGTCTTTAA
This is a stretch of genomic DNA from Leptospira terpstrae serovar Hualin str. LT 11-33 = ATCC 700639. It encodes these proteins:
- a CDS encoding type II toxin-antitoxin system HigB family toxin; this encodes MRVISRKSLRDFYSIPKYSDSKIPIEVWFKDTSRSFWKSPSDIKDKYRNASFLKDNRIVFNIHGNKYRLIVKVHYNLQTVFIRFIGTHEQYDKINAEVI
- a CDS encoding helix-turn-helix domain-containing protein, which encodes MNIKPIKNQKDHLEALSEIEKLWDAKKNTPEYDKLDVLITLVDAYETKHYPIEDPDPIEALKSVMDDMNMKSVDLGNLIGGRSRATEILNRKRKLTLEMIRKINQNLGIPTDILVKEYKVKTAKTGRKRTPSVA
- a CDS encoding type II toxin-antitoxin system HigB family toxin, whose protein sequence is MFKDTSKASWKSPSDIKEKYRNASFLKDNRIVFNIHGNKYRLIIKVHYKLQTIFIRFIGTHEQYDKINAEVI